A single region of the Chryseobacterium culicis genome encodes:
- the hisIE gene encoding bifunctional phosphoribosyl-AMP cyclohydrolase/phosphoribosyl-ATP diphosphatase HisIE, whose translation MKIDFNKDSELVPVVIQDNRTLQVLMLGYMNEEAFEKTEKEGIVTFFSRSKNRLWTKGEESGNFLTVKSIDIDCDQDTILIKVIPKNVVCHTGSFSCFGEKNTKGFLYELEEKIAQRIDNKTEDSYTYSLYQRGINKMAQKVGEEAVELVIEAKDNNEELFKNEAADLLYHFLILLKAKGFTLEEIEEILKNRNN comes from the coding sequence ATGAAAATAGATTTTAATAAAGATAGTGAACTTGTTCCTGTAGTGATTCAGGATAACAGAACATTACAAGTGTTGATGTTAGGCTATATGAATGAAGAAGCTTTTGAAAAAACAGAAAAGGAGGGAATCGTTACTTTTTTTAGTCGTTCCAAAAACAGACTCTGGACAAAAGGTGAAGAATCGGGTAATTTTTTAACGGTAAAAAGCATTGATATAGACTGTGATCAGGATACCATATTGATTAAAGTTATTCCTAAAAATGTGGTCTGCCACACAGGAAGCTTCAGCTGTTTCGGAGAAAAGAATACTAAGGGATTTTTATATGAACTGGAAGAGAAAATAGCTCAGAGAATAGATAATAAAACAGAGGATTCTTATACCTATTCGCTCTACCAAAGAGGAATCAATAAAATGGCCCAAAAAGTAGGAGAGGAAGCTGTAGAACTCGTGATAGAAGCAAAAGACAATAACGAAGAACTTTTTAAAAATGAAGCTGCAGACCTGCTGTATCACTTCTTAATTTTATTGAAAGCGAAAGGATTTACGCTGGAAGAAATTGAAGAAATTCTTAAAAACAGGAATAATTAG
- a CDS encoding tetratricopeptide repeat protein has product MTPLQKAKDLMDNGQYMPAITILQNLNGLSPKSENYRLLFMSDCWYRLKEYDWAIDIADKLLQKDEQNELASLIKYLSYCNLKDFDSALAEIIHFLSHNEADLYKVTLEELLTDIKDGFINDQDIISKIEGLALKNNVLK; this is encoded by the coding sequence ATGACTCCATTACAAAAAGCTAAAGATTTGATGGATAATGGCCAGTATATGCCCGCTATTACTATTTTGCAAAATTTAAATGGATTATCACCTAAGTCTGAAAATTATAGATTGTTATTTATGTCAGATTGTTGGTATCGTTTGAAAGAATATGATTGGGCCATTGATATCGCTGATAAATTGTTACAGAAAGATGAGCAAAACGAACTTGCTTCTTTGATAAAATATTTATCCTATTGTAATCTTAAAGATTTTGACAGCGCTTTGGCAGAGATTATACATTTTTTATCACATAATGAAGCGGATCTTTATAAAGTAACGCTGGAAGAATTATTGACAGATATCAAAGACGGCTTTATTAATGATCAGGATATTATTTCTAAAATCGAAGGACTTGCTTTAAAAAACAATGTATTAAAATAA
- the rplT gene encoding 50S ribosomal protein L20, with product MPRSVNAVASRARRKKIFKQAKGFFGRRKNVWTVAKNAVEKAMQYAYRGRKEKKRNFRALWITRINAGTREHGMSYSQFMGALKKNNIELNRKVLADLAMNHPEAFKAVVDQVK from the coding sequence ATGCCAAGATCAGTAAATGCCGTAGCTTCAAGAGCTCGCAGAAAGAAAATTTTTAAGCAAGCTAAAGGTTTCTTCGGAAGAAGAAAGAACGTTTGGACTGTAGCTAAAAACGCGGTAGAAAAAGCAATGCAATATGCTTACCGTGGTAGAAAAGAGAAGAAGAGAAATTTCAGAGCACTTTGGATCACTCGTATCAACGCGGGAACTAGAGAGCACGGAATGTCTTACTCTCAATTTATGGGAGCTCTTAAAAAGAACAACATCGAACTTAACAGAAAAGTTTTAGCAGATTTAGCAATGAATCACCCTGAAGCTTTCAAAGCTGTTGTAGATCAAGTAAAATAA
- a CDS encoding alpha/beta fold hydrolase, protein MSTLTLKDGTEIYYKDWGKGQPIFFHHGWPLSSDDWDAQMFFFLEQGYRVIAHDRRGHGRSEQTPYGHDMDTYASDVAEIVSALDLKDVIHVGHSTGGGEVIRYVAKHGNGRVAKAVLVSAVTPIMVQNENNPNGVPISVFDDIRNNTAKHRQQFFIDITFPFYGYNREGAKVSEGIQRNWWRQGMSGSIKAHYDCVKAFSETDFTEDLKSVDVPILVMHGEDDQIVPFETTGKVAATLLKNGKLISYPGFPHGMPTTEAETINRDLLAFFKS, encoded by the coding sequence ATGAGCACACTTACATTAAAAGACGGAACAGAAATTTATTACAAAGACTGGGGAAAAGGACAACCTATTTTCTTTCACCACGGATGGCCATTATCAAGTGACGACTGGGATGCCCAAATGTTCTTCTTTCTAGAACAAGGCTACAGAGTAATTGCTCATGACAGAAGAGGACACGGAAGATCAGAGCAGACTCCTTACGGACACGATATGGACACTTACGCTTCTGATGTTGCGGAAATTGTTTCAGCATTGGATTTAAAAGATGTCATCCACGTAGGACATTCTACAGGAGGAGGCGAAGTGATCCGATATGTAGCGAAACATGGTAACGGAAGAGTGGCAAAAGCTGTTCTGGTAAGTGCTGTAACTCCTATTATGGTACAAAATGAGAACAATCCGAATGGAGTTCCTATTTCTGTTTTTGATGATATCCGAAATAATACAGCGAAACACAGACAACAATTCTTCATTGATATTACCTTCCCTTTTTACGGCTACAACAGAGAAGGTGCCAAAGTATCTGAAGGAATCCAGAGAAACTGGTGGAGACAGGGAATGAGTGGTTCTATTAAAGCTCATTATGATTGTGTAAAGGCTTTCTCTGAAACAGATTTTACAGAAGACCTTAAAAGCGTGGATGTACCGATATTGGTAATGCATGGTGAAGATGATCAGATTGTTCCTTTTGAAACCACTGGTAAAGTGGCTGCTACCCTGCTTAAAAACGGAAAACTCATCTCTTATCCAGGTTTCCCTCATGGAATGCCGACAACAGAAGCAGAAACGATCAACAGAGATCTTTTGGCATTCTTCAAATCTTAA
- a CDS encoding M28 family peptidase, giving the protein MKKIATFLFASVIIQNIGAQSFIQAYQDRANMVNQTNITTYLQEFANLGVKTTGSLANANALTWLKNKYISYGYTASQIVEDPFTAGSYNSKNLVITKTGTVYPNKYVIICGHFDSITGLGINDNGSGTSIILEAARILKDIPTEYSIKFIHFSGEEQGLLGSKHYVNNVAYQSGTRVLDIKLVFNLDQVGGVMGNNNNTVYCDEDQGGLSSNNAASAAVTQELRNCTALYSPLLTAVDPAADTDYIPFEQKGEVITGFFERIRSTYPHTVNDTFANTDPVYIYKIGKASVGALQHFAVATGTLGTHETDVKNTLETVKIYPNPAKDILNIELPDSGIKNFTFEITDFQGRSIFKRANETKINVSGLENGAYIGILKVGDQKVVRKVMIEK; this is encoded by the coding sequence ATGAAGAAAATCGCTACTTTTTTATTTGCCTCTGTTATCATTCAAAATATTGGAGCCCAAAGTTTTATTCAAGCTTATCAGGACAGAGCGAATATGGTGAACCAGACCAATATTACAACCTACCTTCAGGAATTTGCCAATTTAGGAGTAAAAACTACAGGCTCACTTGCAAATGCTAATGCGCTGACTTGGCTTAAAAATAAATACATTTCCTATGGATATACAGCCAGCCAAATTGTAGAAGATCCTTTTACAGCAGGCAGTTATAATTCTAAAAATCTGGTAATTACCAAAACCGGGACAGTATATCCTAATAAATATGTAATCATCTGTGGGCACTTCGATAGTATTACCGGACTGGGAATCAATGATAACGGGAGCGGAACATCTATCATCCTTGAAGCAGCGAGGATTCTGAAAGATATCCCTACAGAATATTCTATCAAATTCATCCATTTTTCCGGGGAAGAACAGGGACTTTTGGGAAGTAAACATTATGTAAACAATGTAGCGTATCAGAGTGGAACCCGTGTTCTGGATATTAAACTGGTCTTTAATCTGGATCAGGTAGGTGGTGTTATGGGAAACAATAATAATACGGTTTACTGTGATGAAGATCAGGGTGGACTTTCTTCCAATAATGCGGCTTCCGCTGCTGTAACCCAGGAACTGAGAAACTGTACAGCACTTTACTCTCCTCTTTTGACCGCTGTAGATCCGGCTGCAGATACAGATTATATTCCTTTTGAACAGAAAGGTGAAGTGATCACAGGTTTCTTTGAAAGAATCAGAAGTACCTATCCGCATACCGTCAATGATACTTTCGCCAATACCGATCCTGTATATATTTACAAGATAGGAAAAGCATCTGTTGGAGCGCTACAGCATTTTGCGGTGGCTACCGGTACATTGGGAACTCATGAAACTGATGTAAAAAACACTTTGGAAACGGTAAAAATCTATCCTAACCCTGCCAAAGATATCCTCAATATTGAACTTCCTGATTCCGGAATTAAAAATTTCACTTTTGAAATTACGGATTTTCAGGGGCGTTCTATTTTCAAGAGAGCTAATGAAACAAAAATCAATGTTTCCGGGCTTGAAAACGGAGCTTATATTGGAATTTTAAAAGTTGGAGACCAAAAGGTCGTAAGAAAAGTTATGATTGAAAAATAA
- a CDS encoding M28 family peptidase, which yields MKKVAALLLTSIALQNMGAQSFIQAYEDRADMVTQANITTNLQEFAGFGVKKTGTTANTNALDWLKNKYLSYGYTASNMSEDTFTYGSSTSKNLIITKTGNVYPNKYVIICGHYDTIVGPGVSDNGSGTSIILEAARILKNIPTEYSIKFIHFSGEEQGLVGSSHYVNNVAYQNGSQVLDIKLVLNIDQVGGLIGNNNNTITCERDTGGVSSNNTASNAVTQELMNCTTLYSPLQTHLSYAYSSDYMPFEAKGYTITGFYEYLRSENEHTVNDTFANLDPVYIFNVGKAAVGALQHFAVASTASNLLSTNDTSLQKSGEAIRVYPNPAKDLVTVEFQQKVKEFKVEVNDMAGNTVLSFENQEKINTSALENGVYTFTIKTDKGNTTKKIIINK from the coding sequence ATGAAAAAAGTTGCAGCTTTATTGCTCACTTCCATTGCCCTGCAGAATATGGGTGCACAGAGTTTTATTCAAGCGTATGAAGACCGAGCAGATATGGTTACCCAAGCCAATATTACGACCAACCTTCAGGAATTTGCAGGGTTTGGGGTAAAAAAAACAGGTACAACGGCAAACACCAATGCATTGGACTGGCTTAAAAACAAATATCTGTCCTATGGATATACTGCAAGTAATATGTCTGAAGATACTTTCACCTACGGGAGCAGCACTTCAAAAAATTTAATCATTACCAAGACAGGAAATGTATATCCCAACAAATATGTTATCATCTGCGGACATTATGATACCATTGTAGGTCCCGGAGTAAGTGACAACGGCAGCGGAACTTCTATTATTCTGGAAGCAGCAAGAATATTGAAAAATATTCCGACAGAATACTCCATCAAGTTTATTCATTTTTCCGGTGAAGAACAAGGTCTTGTGGGAAGCAGTCATTATGTAAATAATGTGGCTTATCAGAATGGCAGCCAGGTTCTGGATATAAAACTGGTTTTAAATATTGACCAGGTAGGTGGACTTATTGGAAATAATAACAATACCATTACCTGCGAAAGAGATACAGGCGGTGTATCATCCAATAATACAGCCTCTAACGCTGTAACACAGGAACTGATGAACTGTACGACTCTTTATTCTCCTCTTCAGACTCATCTTTCTTATGCCTACAGCTCCGATTATATGCCTTTTGAAGCCAAAGGATATACCATTACCGGTTTCTATGAGTATTTGAGAAGTGAAAACGAACATACGGTAAATGACACTTTTGCCAATCTGGATCCTGTATATATTTTCAATGTAGGAAAAGCAGCTGTGGGAGCTTTACAACATTTTGCTGTTGCCTCTACAGCCAGCAACCTGTTAAGTACAAACGACACCTCTTTACAAAAATCCGGTGAAGCCATCCGAGTTTATCCCAATCCGGCTAAAGACCTTGTAACAGTGGAATTTCAGCAAAAAGTAAAAGAATTCAAAGTTGAAGTAAACGATATGGCGGGAAACACTGTTTTAAGTTTTGAAAATCAGGAAAAAATAAATACTTCGGCATTAGAAAACGGAGTCTATACCTTTACGATTAAAACTGATAAAGGAAATACAACCAAAAAAATAATCATTAATAAATAA
- a CDS encoding M28 family peptidase — MKKITTLLCAAFMMQSIGAQTFIQAYKDRADMVTQTNITTNLQEFSNLGVKTTGSVANTNTLNWIKNKYLSYGYTASQIEESPFTFGSTSSKNLIITKTGTLYPNKFVIICGHFDTIYGPGVNDNGSGTSIILEAARILRNVPTEYSIKFIHFSGEEQGLKGSSHYVNNVVYQGGVRKLDIKLVFNLDQVGGVKGNNNTTVYCDEDQGGVSSNNAASAAVTQQLRNCTALYSPLLTAVDPAADTDYIPFEQKGEVITGFFERIRSSYPHSSKDTFTNMDPVYVYKIGKATVGALQHFATASTTMSKPASKNALEAVKIYPNPANNLLNIELPESKELNFSFEISNAMGRSMLKVNNERKINVSGLQNGVYIGVLKVGEETLVKNIMIER, encoded by the coding sequence ATGAAAAAAATCACAACACTTTTATGTGCTGCCTTCATGATGCAGTCCATTGGAGCTCAAACTTTTATTCAGGCTTACAAAGACAGAGCGGATATGGTTACTCAAACCAATATCACTACAAATCTTCAAGAGTTTAGTAATCTGGGGGTAAAAACTACTGGTTCAGTAGCCAATACCAATACACTGAACTGGATTAAGAATAAATATCTCTCTTATGGCTATACAGCCAGTCAGATAGAAGAAAGCCCTTTTACTTTCGGAAGCACCAGTTCCAAAAATTTAATCATTACCAAAACAGGAACCCTTTATCCTAACAAATTTGTCATTATTTGTGGGCATTTCGACACCATTTATGGTCCGGGCGTGAATGATAACGGCAGCGGAACTTCCATTATTCTTGAAGCAGCGAGAATACTTAGAAATGTTCCAACCGAATACTCTATAAAATTCATCCATTTTTCCGGGGAAGAACAGGGATTAAAAGGAAGCAGCCATTATGTAAATAATGTAGTGTATCAGGGAGGTGTCCGTAAATTGGATATCAAACTGGTCTTCAATCTGGATCAGGTGGGCGGTGTGAAAGGAAATAACAACACAACCGTATATTGTGATGAAGATCAGGGAGGAGTCTCCAGCAATAATGCAGCGTCCGCAGCCGTTACTCAGCAGTTAAGAAACTGTACAGCACTCTACTCTCCTCTTCTGACTGCCGTAGATCCTGCTGCAGATACGGATTATATCCCTTTTGAACAGAAAGGTGAAGTGATTACCGGTTTTTTTGAAAGGATAAGAAGCAGCTATCCTCACAGCTCTAAGGATACTTTCACCAATATGGATCCTGTGTATGTATACAAGATTGGAAAAGCAACTGTGGGAGCATTGCAGCATTTTGCAACCGCTTCTACTACCATGAGCAAGCCTGCTTCTAAAAACGCACTGGAAGCCGTAAAAATATACCCTAACCCTGCCAATAATCTTCTCAATATTGAGTTACCAGAGTCTAAAGAGTTGAATTTCAGTTTTGAAATCAGCAATGCTATGGGAAGATCCATGCTGAAAGTGAATAATGAAAGGAAAATTAATGTTTCAGGGCTTCAGAACGGAGTGTATATTGGAGTTTTGAAAGTAGGTGAAGAGACACTTGTGAAGAATATTATGATTGAAAGATAA
- a CDS encoding tetratricopeptide repeat protein: MAHRIYLYNYDQKTNQSFNTHLGEWNYEIPLLLYPLIAENSKVEGVEFISDKEQGIVQLRYFFNLLADTYQLHYKKAYYEPVNTIFEFLEALPYDSFVLNATDVFNMNEEKHKVQAKEWLVEIQQKRKLYKKAVETQNLSLLDSLFSHTGYSSFLEILQTDWINYGLGYFEELAYKKVASSIFEKDGKFGLKDAKGVVLVPSVYDEIFEADYHHNISVIQKEGLFGYLQSDGKELIPPIYEDAFEVFDFALEPFGEVKVNGKSGILKIYSNTWLVPADYDAVERLAYGFLGVEIAGRFGVYSDENGLIIPVESENAYEYDYFPELFFSRQQGTGKRRYYTKEGNYLGDFVEDSLLKTSTCFWVKPNKFNKKGKLIDENGNTIIDEADQLIVIDNFDTLAVRKDKSWKLYDPSKHQFLLENERITKVKAISNVGYKSNVFTLETQNGSGLFDAEHDIWLIAPQFEIKQIHYLENGFLSVQKNNGYQLYDFEKGLSAEKYEYISNPLNYRKEEGLLFLYKGESMLRMNEDKSIQQVETSGYGTIYLDRYSFRGKDLEHFISFYNRWKNQAGSNSEQFLETEVIKKLAFDAKDNQNYQEALRLFQLSAQKNDVDSWVEMGILYTDPDIEMLFDPQKGMMYYEKAAQYNHPVAWNNIGTLYHNGIGYSFNIKKAIQAYEKGAELGDGMALTNLGDLYYFGEHVIQDYDKALAFYQKAEKKYYYNYDKISEIYYQLRDYKNLLEYLKKDYDQSYSGIYYGIIYEHGMGVKIDLKKAVKYYEQANAYSAYEYATQRLLYYYGNDSTFKNEKKFQKWKSFAEENGFETN, from the coding sequence ATGGCACACCGGATTTATTTATATAATTATGATCAGAAAACGAATCAATCATTTAATACTCATCTGGGAGAGTGGAACTATGAAATACCGCTATTGCTGTATCCTCTCATTGCGGAAAATAGTAAAGTGGAAGGTGTTGAGTTTATTTCTGACAAAGAACAGGGAATCGTCCAGCTGCGTTATTTTTTCAATTTACTGGCAGACACCTATCAGCTGCATTACAAAAAAGCTTACTACGAACCTGTTAACACAATATTTGAGTTCCTGGAAGCGTTGCCCTACGATTCTTTCGTCTTGAATGCTACAGATGTTTTCAATATGAACGAAGAAAAGCACAAAGTTCAGGCAAAAGAATGGTTAGTTGAGATTCAGCAGAAAAGAAAATTATACAAGAAGGCTGTTGAAACCCAAAATCTCTCTTTGCTGGATTCTTTATTTTCACACACAGGTTACTCCTCATTTCTTGAGATTTTACAAACCGACTGGATTAATTACGGTCTGGGATATTTTGAAGAACTTGCCTATAAAAAGGTAGCATCTTCAATATTTGAAAAAGACGGGAAATTTGGATTGAAGGATGCAAAGGGTGTTGTTTTGGTGCCATCTGTTTATGACGAGATTTTTGAGGCGGACTATCATCATAACATATCAGTGATTCAAAAAGAGGGACTGTTCGGTTACCTGCAAAGTGATGGAAAAGAACTGATTCCTCCCATTTATGAAGATGCCTTTGAGGTGTTTGATTTTGCTCTGGAGCCATTTGGTGAAGTAAAAGTGAACGGAAAGTCGGGTATTTTAAAAATTTACTCAAATACCTGGTTGGTTCCTGCTGATTATGATGCCGTTGAGAGGCTAGCGTATGGATTTTTAGGTGTAGAAATCGCCGGAAGATTTGGCGTTTACAGCGATGAAAACGGACTGATTATTCCTGTGGAAAGCGAAAACGCCTATGAATATGATTATTTTCCGGAGCTGTTTTTTAGCAGACAGCAAGGAACCGGTAAGCGTAGATATTATACAAAAGAAGGGAATTATCTGGGCGATTTTGTAGAAGACAGCCTTTTAAAAACCAGCACCTGTTTTTGGGTAAAACCCAATAAATTCAATAAAAAAGGAAAGCTGATAGATGAAAATGGTAATACTATAATAGACGAAGCAGATCAGTTGATTGTAATAGATAATTTTGATACACTGGCAGTTCGTAAAGATAAAAGCTGGAAGCTCTATGACCCTTCAAAACATCAGTTCTTATTAGAAAATGAAAGGATTACTAAAGTAAAAGCAATATCCAATGTCGGATATAAAAGCAATGTCTTTACTCTGGAAACCCAAAATGGATCAGGACTTTTCGATGCTGAGCATGATATCTGGCTCATTGCTCCTCAATTTGAAATTAAGCAGATTCATTATTTGGAAAATGGATTTTTATCGGTTCAAAAAAATAATGGCTATCAATTGTATGATTTTGAAAAGGGTTTATCAGCTGAAAAGTATGAATACATCTCTAATCCTTTGAATTATAGAAAGGAAGAAGGACTTTTGTTTTTGTATAAAGGAGAAAGCATGTTGAGAATGAATGAAGATAAATCTATTCAGCAGGTAGAAACTTCGGGGTATGGTACGATTTATCTGGATAGGTATTCCTTTAGAGGAAAAGATCTGGAACACTTTATTTCCTTTTATAATCGATGGAAAAATCAGGCAGGTAGCAATTCTGAACAATTTCTGGAGACAGAAGTCATTAAAAAACTGGCTTTTGATGCAAAGGACAATCAAAATTATCAGGAGGCATTGCGTCTGTTTCAGCTTTCTGCTCAGAAAAATGATGTGGATAGTTGGGTAGAAATGGGTATTTTATATACAGATCCTGACATTGAAATGCTGTTTGATCCGCAAAAAGGCATGATGTATTATGAAAAAGCAGCCCAATACAATCATCCTGTGGCATGGAACAATATCGGAACCTTATATCACAATGGAATAGGATATTCTTTTAATATCAAAAAAGCCATTCAGGCATATGAAAAAGGTGCTGAACTAGGGGATGGAATGGCTCTTACCAATTTAGGCGATTTGTATTATTTTGGAGAACATGTAATACAGGATTATGATAAAGCTTTGGCTTTTTATCAGAAGGCAGAGAAAAAGTATTACTACAATTACGATAAAATTTCAGAAATCTATTATCAGTTAAGAGATTATAAAAATCTTTTAGAGTATTTAAAGAAGGACTATGATCAATCTTATTCAGGCATCTATTATGGGATTATCTATGAACATGGAATGGGAGTGAAAATTGATTTGAAGAAAGCGGTTAAATATTACGAACAGGCCAATGCTTACAGTGCCTACGAATACGCTACCCAACGTTTGCTGTATTATTATGGTAATGATTCCACCTTTAAAAATGAAAAGAAATTCCAGAAATGGAAATCTTTTGCTGAAGAAAATGGCTTTGAAACCAATTAA
- the rpmI gene encoding 50S ribosomal protein L35, whose product MPKLKTKSGAKKRFALTGSGKIKRKNAYKSHILTKKETKQKRNLTTTSYVAKVDEKSVQRQLAIK is encoded by the coding sequence ATGCCAAAATTAAAAACGAAATCAGGTGCTAAAAAGCGTTTTGCTCTTACCGGTTCTGGTAAGATCAAAAGAAAAAATGCTTACAAAAGCCACATCTTAACTAAGAAAGAAACTAAGCAGAAGAGAAATCTTACTACTACTTCTTACGTAGCTAAAGTGGACGAGAAAAGCGTTCAACGTCAATTAGCAATTAAGTAG
- the hisF gene encoding imidazole glycerol phosphate synthase subunit HisF has translation MLKKRIIPCLDIKDGSTVKGINFEDLKNAGDPVELAKKYEKEGADELVFLDITATIENRKTFIELVKDIAKELSIPFTVGGGISSVEDVRKLLEAGADKISINSSAVKNPTLISDLAKEFGSQCIVVAIDTRQVGSVDLVHIKGGREATELLTVEWAKQAESLGAGEILLTSMDGDGTKNGFDLRITKLVSENISIPVIASGGAGKVDDFVKVFNETKATGGLAASIFHFNEIGVQELKQQLKTQKIEVR, from the coding sequence ATGCTTAAAAAAAGAATTATTCCATGTTTGGATATTAAAGATGGATCTACGGTAAAAGGAATCAACTTTGAAGATCTTAAAAATGCTGGAGATCCTGTAGAGCTTGCCAAAAAATATGAGAAAGAAGGAGCTGATGAACTTGTTTTTCTGGATATTACCGCCACTATTGAAAACAGAAAGACGTTTATAGAACTGGTAAAAGATATTGCAAAAGAACTCAGTATTCCCTTTACGGTGGGAGGAGGAATTTCTTCGGTAGAAGATGTGAGAAAACTTTTGGAAGCAGGCGCAGATAAGATTAGTATCAATTCTTCAGCAGTGAAAAATCCTACTCTTATTTCCGATTTGGCCAAAGAGTTTGGAAGTCAGTGTATTGTGGTAGCGATTGACACAAGACAAGTCGGGAGTGTGGATCTTGTCCATATTAAAGGTGGAAGAGAAGCTACCGAACTTCTTACCGTAGAATGGGCGAAACAAGCAGAGTCCCTAGGCGCAGGAGAAATTTTACTGACTTCTATGGATGGTGACGGGACTAAAAATGGTTTTGATCTCCGTATTACAAAGCTGGTTTCAGAAAATATCAGTATTCCGGTCATTGCTTCCGGAGGTGCTGGTAAGGTAGATGACTTTGTTAAAGTATTTAATGAAACAAAAGCTACAGGAGGATTGGCAGCCAGTATTTTCCATTTTAATGAAATAGGCGTTCAGGAATTAAAACAACAATTAAAAACTCAAAAAATAGAAGTACGATGA